A portion of the Streptomyces platensis genome contains these proteins:
- the tyrS gene encoding tyrosine--tRNA ligase has product MTRLGESVARASTLLSADLSSDATVQELLKETGARRYLDLTDLPAKEQAELIAARTVEVLPGVEKLAERIEERRAAGQGLHIKLGIDPTATDVHLGHAVPLIILSRFQRLGHDVTLIIGDFTAKIGDPSGRTAERPPLTDADIAQNLATYREQVRPFFDFEKVSFRQNSEWLAPYTFPELLALLAQVPASQLLQREDFRNRLAAGSGLTMTELLYPIAQGLDSVALECDVELGGSDQLLNLQMGRKLMELRGQRPQLVVTMPLIEGTDGTGAKMSKSKGNYVGLNAPADDVFGKIMSVPDRLMEPYLKAWTEWTDEEIALVLGRVADRSMHPMDLKKVLAGEVVTALYGIDAAMAARAGFVAQFSKKSFSDVESLPSVDVAAHGAETVAAVLTTVLEFTPSASAARRLAKQNALRLVVEGESGQQAVVLAEADAARPLGEVLAEKLADSPGVAYLKAGRKLAQLEGR; this is encoded by the coding sequence ATGACACGCCTCGGCGAATCCGTCGCCCGCGCCAGCACTCTGCTCTCCGCCGACCTCTCCTCGGACGCCACGGTCCAGGAGCTGCTCAAGGAGACGGGCGCGCGGCGCTATCTGGATCTGACGGACCTGCCCGCCAAGGAGCAGGCCGAGCTGATCGCGGCCCGTACGGTCGAGGTTCTGCCGGGCGTGGAGAAGCTGGCCGAGCGGATCGAGGAGCGCCGGGCGGCCGGCCAGGGTCTGCACATCAAGCTGGGCATCGACCCGACGGCGACCGATGTGCACCTCGGGCATGCGGTCCCGCTGATCATCCTGAGCCGGTTCCAGCGGCTGGGCCATGACGTCACCCTGATCATCGGTGACTTCACCGCCAAGATCGGCGACCCGTCGGGCCGTACGGCCGAGCGTCCGCCGCTGACCGACGCGGACATCGCGCAGAACCTCGCCACGTACCGCGAACAGGTCCGCCCCTTCTTCGACTTCGAGAAGGTCAGCTTCCGGCAGAACAGCGAGTGGCTGGCGCCGTACACCTTCCCCGAGCTGCTCGCGCTGCTCGCGCAGGTGCCGGCCTCGCAGCTGCTCCAGCGCGAGGACTTCCGCAACCGGCTGGCGGCCGGGTCCGGTCTGACCATGACGGAGCTGCTGTACCCCATCGCGCAGGGCCTGGACTCGGTGGCGCTGGAGTGCGATGTGGAGCTGGGCGGCTCCGACCAGCTGCTGAATCTTCAGATGGGCCGCAAGCTGATGGAGCTGCGCGGGCAGCGGCCGCAGCTGGTCGTGACCATGCCGCTGATCGAGGGCACCGACGGCACCGGCGCCAAGATGTCCAAGTCCAAGGGCAATTACGTCGGGCTGAACGCGCCCGCCGACGATGTCTTCGGCAAGATCATGTCGGTGCCGGACCGGCTGATGGAGCCGTACCTGAAGGCCTGGACGGAGTGGACCGACGAGGAGATCGCGCTCGTCCTGGGCCGGGTCGCGGACCGCTCGATGCACCCGATGGACCTCAAGAAGGTGCTGGCGGGCGAGGTCGTGACGGCGCTGTACGGGATCGACGCGGCGATGGCCGCGCGGGCCGGTTTCGTGGCGCAGTTCTCCAAGAAGTCGTTCTCCGATGTGGAGTCGCTGCCGTCCGTGGATGTCGCGGCGCACGGCGCGGAGACGGTGGCGGCGGTGCTGACGACGGTGCTGGAGTTCACCCCGAGCGCCTCGGCGGCGCGCCGGCTGGCCAAGCAGAACGCGCTGCGGCTGGTCGTGGAGGGCGAGAGCGGCCAGCAGGCCGTGGTGCTGGCGGAGGCCGACGCGGCCCGCCCGCTGGGCGAGGTGCTGGCCGAGAAGCTGGCGGACTCCCCCGGCGTCGCGTACCTGAAGGCGGGCCGGAAGCTGGCCCAGCTCGAAGGGCGCTGA
- a CDS encoding GlsB/YeaQ/YmgE family stress response membrane protein, whose product MTWLWAIIVGLVLGLIAKAIIPGKQQIPLWLTVIFGMLGSVLGNWAATGLGVNETRGIDWIRHLLQLAGAVLVVALGDRLWVSMRSRRKHVA is encoded by the coding sequence ATGACGTGGTTGTGGGCCATCATCGTGGGCCTGGTACTGGGCCTGATCGCGAAGGCCATCATCCCGGGCAAGCAGCAGATCCCGCTCTGGCTGACCGTGATCTTCGGAATGCTGGGCAGCGTGCTCGGCAACTGGGCGGCCACCGGCCTGGGGGTCAACGAGACCCGTGGCATCGACTGGATCCGGCATCTGCTCCAGCTGGCCGGCGCGGTCCTCGTCGTCGCCCTCGGCGACCGTCTCTGGGTCTCCATGCGGAGCCGCAGGAAACACGTGGCTTAG
- a CDS encoding DUF3099 domain-containing protein, translating into MRKQSSGQTFRITGARQGLSEDVRGRQRRYVISMAVRTVAVVLTVVLWNIERPVAIATLVLGLALPYIAVVIANAGRENAPSLPKTFVAGPTRTMLPPGASDTPAESVPERPAAGASGPQHDPS; encoded by the coding sequence ATGCGGAAGCAGAGCAGCGGCCAGACCTTCCGGATCACGGGGGCCCGGCAGGGGTTGTCCGAGGATGTCCGCGGGCGGCAGCGCCGGTATGTGATCTCGATGGCGGTGCGCACGGTGGCCGTGGTGCTGACCGTCGTGCTGTGGAACATTGAGCGGCCGGTGGCCATCGCGACGTTGGTGCTGGGCCTGGCGCTCCCCTATATCGCGGTCGTCATCGCCAACGCGGGCCGGGAGAACGCGCCTTCGCTGCCGAAGACGTTCGTCGCGGGCCCGACCAGGACGATGCTGCCGCCGGGTGCCTCCGACACCCCCGCGGAGTCCGTTCCGGAGCGTCCGGCGGCGGGCGCTTCCGGGCCGCAACACGACCCCAGCTGA
- the moaA gene encoding GTP 3',8-cyclase MoaA, translating into MLIDTFGRVATDLRVSLTDRCNLRCTYCMPEEGLQWLAKPDLLTDDEIVRLITIAVRDLGIDEVRFTGGEPLLRPGLTGIVERVAALDPRPQMSLTTNGIGLQRTAAALRDAGLDRVNVSLDTLRPEVFQAMTRRKRHDDVLRGLEAARDAGLTPVKVNAVLMPGLNDDEAPDLLAWAIAHDYELRFIEQMPLDAQHGWKRDGMITAGDILTSLRTRFTLTPEDQEERGSAPAERWLVDGGPHRVGVIASVTRPFCRACDRTRLTADGQVRTCLFATEETDLRGALRSDAPDDEIARIWQTAMWGKKAGSGLDDPSFLQPERPMSAIGG; encoded by the coding sequence GTGCTCATCGACACTTTCGGCCGCGTGGCCACCGACCTGCGCGTTTCGCTCACCGACCGGTGCAATTTGCGGTGCACGTACTGCATGCCGGAGGAGGGCCTTCAGTGGCTGGCCAAGCCCGATCTGCTCACCGACGACGAGATCGTCCGGCTGATCACCATCGCGGTGCGCGACCTGGGCATCGACGAGGTCCGCTTCACCGGCGGTGAGCCGCTGCTCCGCCCCGGCCTGACCGGCATCGTCGAGCGCGTCGCCGCCCTCGACCCGCGCCCCCAGATGTCGCTGACCACCAATGGCATCGGCCTCCAGCGCACCGCCGCCGCCCTCCGCGACGCCGGCCTGGACCGCGTCAATGTCTCCCTCGACACCCTCCGGCCGGAAGTCTTCCAGGCCATGACCCGCCGCAAGCGGCACGACGACGTCCTCCGCGGTCTGGAGGCGGCCCGCGACGCCGGTCTGACACCGGTCAAGGTCAACGCCGTTTTGATGCCGGGCCTCAATGACGACGAGGCCCCCGACCTGCTGGCCTGGGCGATCGCCCATGACTACGAGCTCCGCTTCATCGAGCAGATGCCGCTGGACGCCCAGCACGGCTGGAAGCGCGACGGCATGATCACCGCAGGCGACATCCTCACCTCGCTGCGTACGCGCTTCACGCTCACCCCCGAGGACCAGGAGGAGCGTGGCTCCGCGCCCGCCGAGCGCTGGCTCGTCGACGGCGGCCCGCACCGCGTCGGAGTGATCGCCTCGGTCACCCGCCCGTTCTGCCGGGCCTGCGACCGTACGCGACTGACCGCCGACGGCCAGGTCCGTACGTGCCTGTTCGCCACCGAGGAGACGGACCTGCGCGGTGCCCTGCGCTCCGACGCCCCCGATGATGAGATCGCGCGGATATGGCAGACCGCGATGTGGGGCAAGAAGGCGGGCTCCGGTCTCGACGACCCGTCGTTCCTCCAGCCGGAGCGCCCGATGTCCGCGATCGGCGGCTGA
- a CDS encoding solute symporter family protein codes for MNLTQQPLAQQLAAGGAGEHRALIITLFAVFVAATLGITVWAGRQTKGTEDFYAGGRQFSGFQNGLAISGDYMSAASFLGIAGAIALFGYDGFLYSIGFLVAWLVALLLVAEPLRNSGRFTMGDVLAYRMRQRPVRTAAGTSTIVVSIFYLLAQMAGAGALVTLLLGITSEAGKILVVVLVGIVMILYVTIGGMKGTTWVQMVKAVLLIAGTLLITFLVALKFHFNLSDLLGAAAENSGKGSAFLEPGLKYGATATSKIDFISLGLALVLGTAGLPHILIRFYTVPTAKAARKSVNWAIGIIGVFYLMTIALGFGAAALIKPETITVSNKAGNTAAPLLAEAIGGGAGSTGGAILLAVISAVAFATILAVVAGLTLASSSSFAHDLYVNVIRKGKATEKEEVGAARWATVGIGAVAIVLGVFARGLNVAGLVALAFAVAASANLPTLLYSLFWKRFTTQGALWSIYGGLASSVFLVLFSPVVSGKETSMFPGADFGFFPLENPGLISIPLGFLLGWLGSLLSKEEPDAQKYAELEVRSLTGTGAH; via the coding sequence ATGAACCTCACCCAGCAGCCGCTCGCGCAGCAGCTCGCGGCCGGCGGCGCGGGCGAGCACCGCGCCCTGATCATCACCCTCTTCGCGGTCTTCGTCGCCGCCACCCTCGGCATCACGGTCTGGGCGGGACGGCAGACCAAGGGCACGGAGGACTTCTACGCCGGTGGCCGGCAGTTCAGCGGATTCCAGAACGGCCTGGCCATCTCCGGCGACTACATGTCCGCCGCGTCCTTCCTCGGCATCGCCGGCGCCATCGCCCTCTTCGGCTACGACGGCTTCCTCTACTCCATCGGCTTCCTCGTCGCCTGGCTCGTCGCGCTGCTCCTGGTCGCCGAACCGCTGCGCAACTCCGGCCGGTTCACCATGGGCGACGTCCTCGCCTACCGGATGCGTCAGCGCCCGGTCCGGACGGCCGCCGGCACCTCCACCATCGTCGTCTCGATCTTCTATCTGCTCGCCCAGATGGCCGGCGCGGGCGCCCTGGTCACCCTGCTCCTGGGCATCACCAGCGAGGCGGGCAAGATCCTGGTGGTCGTCCTCGTCGGCATCGTGATGATCCTCTACGTCACCATCGGCGGTATGAAGGGCACCACCTGGGTGCAGATGGTCAAGGCCGTGCTGCTGATCGCCGGCACCCTGCTGATCACCTTCCTGGTGGCGCTCAAGTTCCACTTCAACCTCTCCGACCTGCTCGGCGCCGCCGCGGAGAACAGCGGCAAGGGCTCCGCCTTCCTGGAGCCCGGCCTCAAGTACGGGGCCACCGCCACCTCGAAGATCGACTTCATCTCGCTGGGCCTCGCCCTCGTCCTGGGCACCGCGGGCCTGCCGCACATCCTCATCCGCTTCTACACGGTCCCCACCGCCAAGGCCGCCCGGAAGTCCGTGAACTGGGCGATCGGCATCATCGGCGTCTTCTACCTGATGACCATCGCGCTGGGCTTCGGCGCCGCGGCCCTCATCAAGCCCGAGACGATCACCGTCTCCAACAAGGCGGGCAACACCGCGGCCCCGCTCCTCGCCGAGGCGATCGGCGGCGGCGCCGGCTCCACCGGCGGCGCCATCCTCCTCGCCGTCATCTCCGCCGTCGCCTTCGCCACCATCCTCGCGGTGGTCGCCGGCCTCACCCTCGCCTCGTCCTCGTCCTTCGCCCACGACCTGTACGTCAACGTGATCCGCAAGGGCAAGGCCACCGAGAAGGAGGAGGTCGGCGCGGCCCGCTGGGCGACCGTCGGCATCGGTGCCGTCGCCATCGTCCTGGGCGTCTTCGCCCGCGGCCTGAACGTCGCCGGTCTGGTGGCGCTCGCCTTCGCGGTCGCCGCCTCCGCCAACCTTCCGACGCTCCTGTACAGCCTGTTCTGGAAGCGCTTCACCACCCAGGGCGCGCTGTGGTCCATCTACGGAGGTCTCGCCTCCTCCGTCTTCCTGGTGCTCTTCTCCCCGGTCGTCTCCGGCAAGGAGACCTCGATGTTCCCCGGCGCGGACTTCGGCTTCTTCCCGCTGGAGAACCCGGGGCTGATCTCCATCCCGCTCGGCTTCCTGCTCGGCTGGCTGGGATCGCTGCTGTCGAAGGAGGAGCCGGACGCCCAGAAGTACGCCGAGCTGGAGGTCCGCTCGCTGACCGGGACCGGCGCGCACTGA
- a CDS encoding DUF485 domain-containing protein produces the protein MSAAPTLDPGTHEPPDYLQVQSSAEFDELRRAHRSFAFPLTVAFVLWYLAYVLLSSYAGGFMATKVAGHLNVAFVLGIAQFVTTFLIAWWYSRHAAAKLDPKAEAIKSRLEGDA, from the coding sequence GTGAGCGCCGCACCGACCCTCGACCCGGGGACGCATGAGCCGCCCGACTACCTCCAGGTGCAGTCGAGCGCGGAATTCGATGAACTCCGCCGCGCACACCGCTCGTTCGCCTTCCCGCTCACCGTCGCCTTCGTGCTCTGGTACCTCGCCTACGTGCTGCTGTCGAGCTACGCCGGCGGCTTCATGGCCACCAAGGTCGCCGGCCACCTCAACGTCGCCTTCGTCCTCGGCATCGCCCAGTTCGTGACGACCTTCCTCATCGCCTGGTGGTACTCCCGGCACGCCGCCGCCAAGCTCGACCCGAAGGCCGAGGCCATCAAGTCCCGCCTGGAGGGCGACGCATGA
- a CDS encoding S8 family serine peptidase, whose protein sequence is MAHPRSRRMRALAVPLGLALTASLGFLPNAATAAPQDSAPAAAASADGPLLSYVVNTTPGHTAVGKVKKAIAQAGGKVIVAHEQIGVIVVHSADPQFAATVRTVPGVQSAGATRTAPLKAQGTTDIGKPQKIDLPKSQLKAAGQAAKANGEEPLEPLQWDLPAIKADKAAKVNPGSKNVTVAIIDTGVDDTHPDLKANFSAKQSANCVGGVADTSKGSWRPWNPDEDYHGTHVAGTIAAARNGVGVSGVAPGVKISALKVSEPETSLFYAESVVCAFVFAADHGVEVTNNSYYVDPWMFNCKNDADQAAIIDAVGRAASYAQRKGAINVAAAGNSGMDLGAAQLTDSSSPNDTTPVERKVTPKTCWDVPTQLPGTVTVAASGVQKLKSYYSNYGLNQIDVAAPGGDSKQVPELPAKNGNILSTMPGGDWAYLAGTSMASPHVAGVAALLKSAHPKASPQEIQWLLKKQADNPGCPTGDTTCTGTKHVNSHFGYGIVDALDAVKK, encoded by the coding sequence ATGGCGCATCCCCGCTCAAGACGCATGCGGGCGCTGGCCGTACCGCTCGGACTGGCCCTGACGGCGTCGCTCGGTTTCCTGCCGAACGCGGCCACCGCCGCACCGCAGGACTCCGCCCCGGCCGCAGCGGCCTCGGCCGACGGCCCGCTGCTCTCGTACGTCGTGAACACCACGCCCGGCCACACCGCGGTCGGCAAGGTCAAGAAGGCGATAGCCCAGGCCGGCGGGAAGGTGATCGTCGCCCATGAGCAGATAGGCGTGATCGTCGTCCACTCGGCCGACCCGCAGTTCGCCGCCACCGTGCGGACGGTGCCGGGCGTGCAGTCGGCGGGCGCGACCCGTACCGCGCCGCTCAAGGCACAGGGCACCACCGACATCGGCAAGCCGCAGAAGATCGACCTGCCGAAGTCCCAGCTCAAGGCGGCCGGCCAGGCAGCGAAGGCCAATGGCGAGGAGCCGCTGGAACCGCTTCAGTGGGACCTGCCCGCCATCAAGGCCGACAAGGCCGCGAAGGTGAACCCGGGCAGCAAGAACGTCACCGTCGCCATCATCGACACCGGTGTGGACGACACCCACCCCGATCTGAAGGCCAACTTCTCCGCGAAGCAGTCCGCCAACTGCGTGGGCGGCGTGGCCGACACCTCCAAGGGCTCCTGGCGGCCCTGGAACCCGGACGAGGACTACCACGGCACCCATGTCGCGGGCACGATCGCCGCGGCCCGTAACGGCGTCGGTGTGTCGGGGGTCGCCCCGGGCGTGAAGATCTCCGCCCTCAAGGTCAGCGAGCCGGAGACGAGCCTCTTCTACGCCGAGAGCGTGGTCTGCGCCTTCGTCTTCGCGGCCGACCACGGCGTCGAGGTCACCAACAACAGCTACTACGTCGACCCGTGGATGTTCAACTGCAAGAACGACGCCGACCAGGCCGCCATCATCGACGCGGTCGGCCGGGCGGCGAGCTACGCGCAGCGCAAGGGCGCGATCAATGTCGCGGCGGCGGGCAACTCCGGTATGGACCTGGGGGCCGCCCAGCTCACCGATAGCTCCAGCCCGAACGACACCACCCCCGTCGAGCGCAAGGTCACCCCGAAGACCTGCTGGGACGTGCCCACCCAGCTGCCGGGCACGGTGACGGTCGCGGCGAGCGGTGTGCAGAAGCTCAAGTCGTACTACTCGAACTACGGCCTCAACCAGATCGATGTGGCCGCGCCGGGCGGTGACTCGAAGCAGGTGCCCGAGCTGCCCGCCAAGAACGGCAACATCCTCTCCACCATGCCGGGCGGCGACTGGGCCTACCTGGCCGGTACCTCCATGGCGAGCCCGCATGTCGCGGGTGTCGCGGCGCTGCTCAAGAGCGCCCACCCGAAGGCGAGCCCGCAGGAGATCCAGTGGCTCCTCAAGAAGCAGGCGGACAACCCCGGCTGCCCCACGGGTGACACCACCTGCACCGGCACCAAGCATGTCAACAGCCACTTCGGCTACGGCATCGTCGATGCGCTGGACGCGGTGAAGAAGTAA
- a CDS encoding TIGR03086 family metal-binding protein: MNEDGTGLLTIGQLAGLTGLPVKTIRSWSDQDLLPPAARTPAGYRLYGPDAPARLEIVRSLRALGIGLAAIRSVLHRECTVAETAAQWADALDAQIRTLRLQSAVLRSVAARGSAAEELPYMTELARLSARERRLIITDFVEDALDGVDAPAYRSGLLAATPELPDDPTPEQIGAWLELAALVREPELRAALRRLAEHSARTAGAVGEAYAQEQAAIGVAELMRVRGEEAVAAGIAPDSPAAEPAIAELVAAWLPTQTGTADPPTEDGPAARARLLEQLETAAEPLVERYWQLLCAVTGRPAPPRWDTAGTWTTAALRAHPGPYELDRSAFDGTDPDRVLRAYEEVTRDVAALVAAVRPEDLTLPTPCAGWTVRQLLDHMVWENLMATSIAEGTPRADHTADHLGDDHRTAFADSVRAARTAFTGSGMLHRTYGPYEAPGAMIVQQVVVELLAHGWDLARATGAPTALAPESAEETLAAAYRIYGAAPRTEGSSFAPECPAPPGAGATDRLAAFLGRDVT; encoded by the coding sequence ATGAACGAGGACGGCACGGGTCTGCTCACCATCGGCCAACTGGCAGGGCTGACCGGTCTTCCGGTCAAGACCATCCGCAGTTGGTCGGACCAGGACCTGCTGCCGCCCGCCGCCCGCACCCCCGCGGGCTACCGGCTCTACGGCCCGGACGCCCCGGCCCGCCTGGAGATCGTGCGCAGCCTGCGCGCGCTGGGCATCGGGCTGGCGGCCATCCGGTCCGTACTGCACCGCGAGTGCACGGTCGCCGAGACGGCGGCGCAGTGGGCGGACGCGCTGGACGCGCAGATCCGCACCCTGCGGCTCCAGTCCGCGGTGCTGCGCTCGGTGGCCGCGCGGGGCAGCGCAGCAGAGGAGCTGCCGTACATGACCGAACTGGCCCGTCTGTCGGCCCGGGAACGCCGCCTGATCATCACGGACTTCGTCGAGGACGCCCTCGACGGGGTGGACGCCCCCGCCTACCGCAGCGGTCTGCTGGCCGCCACGCCCGAGCTGCCCGACGACCCCACCCCGGAGCAGATCGGCGCCTGGCTCGAACTGGCCGCCCTGGTCCGTGAGCCGGAACTACGGGCGGCACTGCGCCGGCTGGCCGAGCATAGCGCGCGTACGGCGGGGGCGGTGGGGGAGGCGTACGCGCAGGAGCAAGCAGCCATAGGTGTCGCCGAGTTGATGCGGGTACGCGGTGAGGAGGCCGTCGCGGCCGGTATCGCCCCGGACTCCCCGGCCGCCGAGCCCGCCATCGCCGAACTGGTCGCCGCCTGGCTCCCCACCCAGACCGGCACCGCCGACCCGCCCACCGAGGACGGCCCGGCGGCCCGCGCCCGGCTGCTGGAGCAGCTGGAGACCGCCGCCGAGCCGCTGGTCGAGCGCTACTGGCAGCTGCTGTGCGCGGTCACCGGCCGGCCCGCACCACCCCGCTGGGACACCGCCGGCACCTGGACCACGGCCGCACTGCGTGCCCACCCCGGCCCGTACGAGCTGGACCGCTCCGCGTTCGACGGCACCGACCCGGACCGGGTGCTGCGTGCCTACGAAGAGGTGACCCGGGACGTCGCCGCCCTGGTCGCCGCCGTACGGCCCGAGGACCTCACGCTGCCGACCCCGTGCGCGGGCTGGACCGTCCGGCAGCTGCTCGACCACATGGTGTGGGAGAACCTGATGGCCACCTCGATCGCCGAGGGCACCCCGCGCGCCGACCACACCGCCGACCACCTCGGCGACGACCACCGCACCGCCTTCGCGGACTCGGTACGTGCCGCCCGTACCGCCTTCACCGGCAGCGGGATGCTGCACCGCACCTACGGCCCCTATGAGGCACCCGGCGCGATGATCGTCCAACAGGTCGTGGTCGAACTCCTCGCACACGGCTGGGACTTGGCACGGGCGACCGGCGCGCCGACCGCACTGGCGCCGGAGTCTGCCGAGGAGACCCTGGCCGCGGCGTACCGGATCTACGGCGCGGCGCCGCGCACCGAGGGCAGCTCGTTCGCCCCGGAGTGCCCCGCTCCGCCCGGCGCGGGCGCCACGGACCGGCTGGCGGCCTTCCTCGGCCGCGACGTGACCTGA
- a CDS encoding lysoplasmalogenase has product MTTRWPRAVSPLLWAFVLLSAVHLGALLAGVLPVVQLTKPVLMPVLAGYALARGGPPLLAAALLFGCGGDTFLQIGGDIAFLVGMGSFAAGHICYLLLFARHGAAPAGGRRGPAVAAGAVYAVLLVGTVLLLWPDLPAELRIPVAGYSLLLTAMAFGGLRAGPWAAAGGLLFLLSDTLIASGIAHWPQLPAPQFWIMCTYAAAQWALADGVLRSAATAPRPTARQAGELRAAGAP; this is encoded by the coding sequence GTGACGACACGGTGGCCGCGGGCCGTATCACCGCTGCTGTGGGCGTTCGTCCTGCTGAGCGCCGTGCACCTCGGGGCACTGCTGGCGGGCGTCCTGCCCGTCGTACAGCTCACCAAGCCCGTGCTGATGCCGGTGCTCGCCGGCTATGCGCTGGCGCGCGGCGGCCCCCCGCTGCTCGCCGCCGCGCTCCTCTTCGGCTGCGGCGGCGACACCTTCCTCCAGATCGGCGGGGATATCGCCTTCCTGGTGGGGATGGGCTCGTTCGCCGCGGGACACATCTGCTATCTGCTGCTGTTCGCCCGTCACGGGGCGGCTCCGGCGGGCGGCCGACGGGGGCCGGCCGTGGCGGCCGGTGCCGTGTACGCCGTGCTGCTGGTCGGCACGGTGCTGCTCCTGTGGCCGGACCTCCCGGCGGAGCTGCGGATCCCGGTCGCCGGGTACAGCCTGCTGCTCACCGCGATGGCGTTCGGCGGGCTCCGGGCGGGCCCGTGGGCCGCGGCCGGCGGGCTGCTGTTCCTGCTCTCCGACACCTTGATCGCGAGCGGGATCGCGCACTGGCCGCAGCTCCCGGCCCCGCAGTTCTGGATCATGTGCACCTATGCGGCGGCCCAGTGGGCGCTGGCCGACGGGGTGCTGCGGTCCGCCGCCACGGCTCCGCGGCCCACCGCACGGCAGGCGGGGGAGCTGCGGGCGGCGGGCGCACCGTAA
- a CDS encoding sterol desaturase family protein, translated as MPHLPDVVLWSVPAFVLLTVVEMVSYRLHPDEDAEGYEAKDAATSVGMGLGSLVFDALWKVPIVAIYATIYELTPLRVPVLWWTLLLMLLAQDFFYYWSHRGHHVIRVLWACHVVHHSSKKFNLTTALRQPWTTWTVWPFYVPMVALGVHPAVIAFTSGVNLVYQFWVHTERIDKLPRPFEFVLNTPSHHRVHHASQGGYLDRNFGGILIVWDRMFGSFVAETERPVYGLTKNIETFNPLRVATHEYAAIARDIRAADSWRERAGRVFRGPGWQPAERIAAAQAAKDGPSGNRAPASVEEPAA; from the coding sequence ATGCCGCACCTGCCCGATGTCGTGTTGTGGTCCGTACCGGCCTTCGTCCTGCTCACCGTCGTGGAGATGGTGAGCTACCGCCTGCACCCCGACGAGGACGCGGAGGGCTATGAGGCGAAGGACGCCGCCACCAGCGTCGGCATGGGGCTCGGCAGCCTCGTGTTCGACGCGCTGTGGAAGGTACCGATCGTGGCGATCTACGCCACGATCTACGAACTCACCCCGCTGCGGGTGCCCGTGCTGTGGTGGACGCTGCTCCTGATGCTGCTCGCACAGGACTTCTTCTACTACTGGTCGCACCGCGGCCACCACGTCATCCGCGTCCTGTGGGCCTGCCACGTGGTGCACCACTCCAGCAAGAAGTTCAACCTCACCACCGCGCTGCGGCAGCCCTGGACGACCTGGACCGTCTGGCCGTTCTACGTCCCGATGGTCGCCCTCGGCGTCCACCCGGCCGTGATCGCCTTCACCTCCGGGGTCAACCTCGTCTACCAGTTCTGGGTGCACACCGAGCGGATCGACAAGCTGCCCCGGCCCTTCGAGTTCGTGCTCAACACCCCGTCCCACCACCGCGTCCACCACGCCTCGCAGGGCGGCTACCTGGACCGCAATTTCGGCGGCATCCTGATCGTCTGGGACCGGATGTTCGGCTCGTTCGTCGCGGAGACGGAGCGGCCGGTCTACGGGCTCACCAAGAACATCGAGACCTTCAACCCGCTGCGGGTGGCCACCCATGAGTACGCCGCCATCGCGCGGGACATACGGGCCGCGGACAGCTGGCGCGAGCGCGCCGGCCGGGTGTTCCGCGGGCCGGGCTGGCAGCCGGCCGAACGGATCGCCGCGGCGCAGGCGGCGAAGGACGGCCCGTCCGGGAACCGGGCGCCCGCCTCCGTCGAGGAGCCGGCCGCGTGA
- a CDS encoding Type 1 glutamine amidotransferase-like domain-containing protein, which yields MTGAPTLVLLGGGFSDDPDTLLDDFVLETAGRPRPKVCFLPTASGDAPGYIEGFHAAFGARGAPLRAPLREEAVRPGRTAHNNGREVHLPATLNL from the coding sequence ATGACCGGCGCACCCACCCTCGTCCTGCTCGGCGGCGGCTTCTCCGACGATCCGGACACCCTGCTGGACGATTTCGTGCTGGAAACCGCGGGGCGGCCCCGGCCGAAGGTCTGCTTCCTGCCGACCGCGAGCGGCGATGCGCCGGGGTACATCGAGGGGTTCCACGCGGCGTTCGGGGCGCGGGGAGCTCCACTGCGGGCGCCGCTTCGCGAGGAGGCCGTCCGACCCGGGCGGACGGCACACAACAACGGCAGGGAGGTGCACCTCCCTGCCACTCTCAACCTATAG